In one window of Hemicordylus capensis ecotype Gifberg chromosome 10, rHemCap1.1.pri, whole genome shotgun sequence DNA:
- the PEAK1 gene encoding inactive tyrosine-protein kinase PEAK1 isoform X2: MSACNAFTEHVWKPGECKNCFKPKSLHQLPPATEKPPISNANLKASASHSNSQRARNTSNFRPPVAKKPTIAVKPTMMTVDGQTICGEVSSQELCENKPVMVGWNQNRTVLNKKPLNNNNNEEIESYSQIHRPYASSDGVGKVPSNNNGLTEVLKEIAGLDTTSSLTGNEINSREAFLGRINSCYKKSLERKIPPSCMMGGMKDLHNKHVVLSGNTDVISNEGGRFCYPEFSSGDESEDDMFFGSMHEDHESWDESDEELLAMEIRMRGQPRFANFRANTLSPVRFCVDKKWNTVPLRNKSLQRFCAVDYDDSYDEILNGYGDDPVILYGQESLQSMVSSDSTSPDSSLTEESRSGTTSSSSQKLCNGGLSPGTPKDIKLMEEGYDPFCNDHPLKTATKNPQTATNALETHKAVLALRLEEKDGKIAVQSDKQEFQSHSGVTSQATSTNLVPVEEQAKPYRVVNMEQPVCKPYTIVDVSAAMTHECTENQSRSVDTKSTQPNPNSPDTPSSNVSSHPVPSGQVSANLKKSSAVRYQEVWTSSTSPRQKIPKVELIANTPGTSVPLRKSIHKSAPTSPTSTNISTKTIPVKSPNLSEIKFNSYNNAGMPPFPIIIHDEPTYARSAKNAIKVPIVINPNAYDNLAIYKSFLGTSGELSVKDKTTSVISHTYEEIETESKVSENMASASAELSQAKVIANSTERKLGSVAQKVQELNSCLGKGQVSPKGSDHNSPTKIQRTVQDPAAKIGAAQEIPSGSRENACTVLSQIVASIQPPQTPPEAPQAGPKSCSVEELYSLPPDADPSKSMPVRPKSLFTTQSSPDAEAVKSTEMLPKESLSKSPVTQSSKPMAVSPSTASPKTEQPPPFPPPRSTSSPYHASKVLQRHFSNWTKPMSPTRSTEAESVLHSESRRAVDAKPKRWISFKSFFRRRKTEEEEDREREKGKLVGLDGTVIHMLPPPPVQRHNWFSESKTDSSEKPSIVFMFKCEQAKMEALSDQKLTGVELGVNEVGLTHGEERATSPEISEENLKSHSSPPQIPTERSIKSGYDTSQATTADQGGFG, translated from the coding sequence ATGTCTGCTTGCAATGCCTTCACTGAACATGTCTGGAAACCTGGTGAATGTAAGAACTGCTTCAAGCCAAAAAGCTTGCACCAATTGCCTCCAGCCACTGAAAAACCTCCAATCTCAAATGCAAATCTGAAAGCCAGTGCAAGCCACAGCAACAGCCAGCGTGCTAGGAATACAAGCAACTTTCGACCTCCTGTGGCAAAAAAGCCCACTATAGCCGTGAAACCTACCATGATGACAGTAGACGGGCAGACTATATGTGGCGAGGTCAGCTCACAAGAGCTCTGTGAGAACAAGCCAGTTATGGTAGGGTGGAACCAAAATAGGACTGTCTTGAACAAAAAAccactgaataataataataatgaagaaatTGAAAGCTATAGTCAGATTCATAGACCTTATGCGAGCAGTGATGGTGTAGGTAAGGTTCCAAGCAACAATAATGGACTGACAGAAGTTTTGAAGGAAATTGCAGGCTTGGATACCACATCTTCTTTAACAGGAAACGAAATTAATTCAAGGGAAGCATTCTTGGGAAGAATAAACAGTTGCTATAAAAAGTCATTAGAAAGGAAGATTCCTCCAAGCTGCATGATGGGTGGAATGAAGGACTTGCATAATAAGCATGTTGTTCTGAGTGGAAACACTGATGTAATAAGTAATGAAGGTGGCCGTTTCTGTTATCCAGAATTCTCTAGTGGGGATGAGAGCGAGGATGATATGTTTTTTGGCAGCATGCACGAAGACCATGAGAGCTGGGACGAAAGTGATGAAGAGCTGCTAGCAATGGAAATTCGCATGAGGGGACAGCCACGCTTTGCTAACTTTAGAGCTAATACTTTATCGCCTGTCCGATTTTGTGTTGACAAAAAATGGAACACAGTGCCTTTAAGGAACAAGTCTCTCCAGCGGTTTTGTGCAGTAGACTATGATGATAGCTATGATGAAATTTTGAACGGTTATGGTGATGACCCTGTGATCCTTTATGGGCAAGAAAGCTTACAAAGTATGGTGTCATCAGATTCCACATCTCCTGATTCGTCTTTGACTGAAGAATCGCGGTCTGGGACCACTAGCAGTTCCTCTCAAAAGCTCTGCAATGGTGGATTGTCCCCTGGTACCCCTAAAGATATCAAATTAATGGAGGAAGGATATGATCCCTTTTGCAATGATCATCCGTTGAAAACAGCAACTAAAAACCCTCAAACTGCTACCAATGCTTTGGAGACACACAAAGCTGTTCTTGCCCTTAGACTGGAAGAGAAGGATGGCAAGATTGCTGTCCAAAGTGATAAACAAGAATTCCAAAGTCATTCAGGTGTGACAAGTCAAGCAACAAGTACAAATTTGGTTCCTGTGGAAGAACAAGCAAAACCTTATAGGGTAGTAAACATGGAACAACCTGTGTGCAAACCATATACAATAGTGGATGTGTCAGCAGCCATGACCCAtgaatgtacagagaatcagtcAAGAAGCGTAGATACAAAAAGTACCCAACCTAACCCAAATTCACCCGATACTCCAAGTTCAAATGTTTCATCTCATCCTGTGCCATCAGGGCAAGTAAGTGCCAACCTTAAAAAATCTAGTGCAGTCAGATACCAAGAAGTTTGGACTTCCAGTACTAGCCCACGGCAAAAGATTCCTAAAGTGGAACTAATTGCTAACACTCCAGGAACTTCTGTACCTTTAAGGAAGAGCATCCACAAATCTGCCCCTACTTCACCCACATCAACAAATATTTCTACAAAAACCATCCCTGTTAAATCTCCTAACTTGTCTGAAATAAAATTCAATAGTTACAATAATGCTGGCATGCCACCCTTCCCCATTATTATTCATGATGAGCCAACTTATGCTAGGAGTGCCAAGAATGCAATCAAAGTTCCTATTGTGATCAACCCAAATGCATACGATAATTTGGCCATCTATAAAAGTTTTCTAGGGACTAGTGGGGAGCTCTCAGTTAAAGATAAAACTACAAGTGTGATCAGCCACACTTATGAAGAAATTGAGACAGAAAGCAAAGTGTCTGAAAACATGGCCAGCGCATCGGCTGAACTTTCCCAAGCTAAAGTAATTGCTAATAGCACTGAGAGAAAACTGGGTTCTGTGGCTCAGAAGGTCCAGGAGCTCAACAGCTGTCTTGGCAAAGGTCAGGTTTCTCCAAAAGGTTCTGATCACAACTCCCCAACAAAAATCCAAAGAACTGTTCAGGACCCTGCAGCCAAAATAGGAGCTGCACAGGAGATACCTAGTGGCAGTCGGGAAAATGCTTGTACAGTGCTATCACAGATTGTAGCTTCTATCCAGCCTCCACAGACTCCCCCAGAAGCACCTCAAGCAGGACCCAAGTCTTGCAGTGTGGAAGAACTGTATTCCCTGCCACCTGACGCAGACCCAAGTAAAAGCATGCCAGTgcgaccaaaatctctttttacAACACAGTCCAGCCCTGATGCTGAAGCAGTTAAATCCACAGAAATGTTGCCGAAGGAAAGCCTGTCAAAGTCCCCAGTCACGCAGTCTTCAAAACCAATGGCAGTTTCGCCAAGTACTGCAAGTCCCAAAACAGAGCAGCCTCCCCCATTCCCTCCTCCACGTTCCACATCCTCACCTTATCATGCTAGTAAAGTGTTGCAAAGGCATTTCAGCAATTGGACCAAACCTATGAGCCCCACGAGATCAACAGAAGCAGAATCAGTATTGCATTCAGAAAGTCGACGAGCTGTTGATGCAAAACCCAAGCGTTGGATATCGTTTAAGAGCTTCTTTCGTCGCAGAAAGACcgaagaggaggaagacagagagagagaaaaggggaaactGGTGGGTCTTGATGGAACTGTGATTCACATGCTCCCACCCCCTCCTGTCCAACGCCATAATTGGTTCAGCGAGTCAAAAACGGATTCAAGTGAGAAACCATCCATCGTGTTTATGTTTAAATGTGAACAAGCAAAGATGGAAGCACTAAGTGATCAAAAGCTGACTGGGGTGGAATTGGGAGTTAATGAAGTTGGGCTAACACATGGAGAAGAGAGAGCAACATCTCCAGAGATCTCAGAAGAAAACTTGAAGAGTCATTCTTCTCCCCCTCAGATTCCAACTGAAAG